One genomic window of Vibrio mangrovi includes the following:
- the feoB gene encoding Fe(2+) transporter permease subunit FeoB: protein MKYNILTVGNPNSGKTTLFNGLTGARQQVGNWAGVTVEKKTGKYMHSGNEFCLTDLPGIYALDSGNDSHSIDESIASKAILSHPADLILNVVDVTCLERSLYMTLQLRELGRPMIVVLNKMDVLKRERRSIHVKRLEQLLGCPVYPISANNKAQVSQLKENLHKTLLQGIALNELRLDYGQQFEAVIDAALPFFASPESSSQEVSSRALAIRALGGDRLITNPLPEPVRVQLDTLQRDCPLDIDLHVANVKYTWLHQQCQNIRREQGVLGHSFTKRVDQVVLNKWIGIPFFFLVMYLMFMFSINIGSAFIDFFDISVGALLVDGGHALLDQYLPVWLVTLLVDGFGGGIQTVATFIPVIACLYLFLAVLESSGYMSRAAFVLDKVMQKIGLPGKAFVPLILGFGCNVPSIMATRTLDQERERRLSAAMAPFMSCGARLPVYALLAAAFFPHSGQNVVFSLYLLGIAAAVFTGMVLRHTIYPGSSESLVMEIPDYELPTLQNILIKTWQKLKRFVLGAGKTIVVVVTVLSFLNSVGTDGSFGHENSDTSVLSKVSQRVTPFFAPIGIQQDNWPATVGIVTGLFAKEAVVGTLNNLYSSQSDEGNDFDLLASLQEALQTIPDNLMSLSFSDPLGIEVGDLSDTQSVAQDQEVDSSIYSNLQYYFKSHSAAFAYLIFILLYTPCVAAMGAYVREFGSQYARFIVVWTFGLAYCSATLFYQAVNITVHPLQSILWISAILLSGCGLYLWLKHWGDSLKKLETQVI from the coding sequence GTGAAATATAATATTTTAACTGTAGGGAATCCTAACAGCGGCAAAACGACCTTGTTTAACGGGCTGACCGGCGCTCGTCAGCAGGTTGGGAACTGGGCTGGTGTTACTGTTGAGAAAAAGACCGGAAAATATATGCATTCCGGAAACGAGTTTTGCCTGACCGATTTGCCGGGCATTTATGCGCTGGACAGTGGTAATGACAGTCATAGTATTGATGAGTCGATTGCATCAAAAGCAATACTGTCACATCCGGCAGATTTGATTCTGAATGTTGTGGATGTAACTTGCCTGGAGCGGAGTCTGTATATGACGTTGCAGCTTCGTGAGCTGGGCCGGCCAATGATTGTTGTACTGAATAAAATGGATGTGCTCAAAAGAGAGCGCCGTTCGATTCACGTTAAACGGCTGGAGCAACTGCTGGGATGTCCGGTTTATCCTATTTCTGCCAACAATAAAGCGCAGGTTTCACAGCTTAAAGAGAATTTACATAAAACTTTATTACAGGGAATTGCTCTGAATGAATTGCGTTTGGATTACGGTCAGCAGTTTGAAGCCGTCATCGATGCAGCACTTCCGTTTTTTGCCTCACCAGAAAGCTCATCGCAAGAGGTTTCATCCCGAGCCTTGGCTATTCGGGCCTTGGGTGGGGATCGTTTGATTACTAATCCGTTGCCTGAACCGGTCCGGGTACAGTTGGATACGCTACAGCGTGATTGTCCTCTGGATATCGATTTACATGTTGCTAATGTTAAATACACTTGGCTCCATCAACAGTGTCAGAATATTCGCCGTGAGCAGGGTGTGCTGGGCCACAGCTTCACCAAACGTGTTGATCAGGTCGTACTGAATAAGTGGATTGGGATTCCTTTTTTCTTTCTGGTGATGTACCTGATGTTTATGTTCTCGATAAATATCGGGAGCGCTTTTATCGACTTTTTTGATATTTCTGTCGGAGCTTTGCTTGTTGATGGCGGACATGCTTTGCTGGATCAATATCTTCCTGTGTGGCTGGTTACGCTGTTGGTTGATGGATTCGGTGGCGGGATTCAGACCGTTGCAACCTTTATTCCGGTGATTGCCTGTCTTTATCTGTTCCTTGCAGTGCTGGAGAGTTCCGGTTATATGTCCCGGGCGGCATTCGTGCTGGATAAAGTCATGCAGAAGATCGGATTACCGGGTAAGGCTTTTGTACCTCTGATTCTGGGATTTGGCTGTAATGTTCCTTCGATTATGGCAACCCGGACTTTAGATCAGGAAAGAGAAAGACGGTTATCTGCTGCTATGGCTCCTTTCATGTCCTGTGGTGCCCGATTACCTGTCTATGCTTTGCTGGCTGCGGCATTTTTTCCGCATAGTGGACAGAATGTAGTCTTTTCTCTTTACTTGCTGGGAATTGCTGCCGCGGTATTTACCGGAATGGTATTACGCCATACGATTTACCCGGGAAGTAGTGAAAGTCTGGTGATGGAAATACCGGATTATGAGCTTCCTACACTGCAAAATATTCTGATTAAAACATGGCAGAAGCTGAAACGTTTTGTTCTGGGGGCAGGAAAAACGATCGTGGTCGTGGTTACAGTTCTGAGCTTTTTGAATTCTGTCGGCACTGATGGCAGTTTTGGTCATGAAAACAGCGATACATCTGTATTATCAAAAGTATCGCAACGGGTAACACCTTTCTTTGCGCCAATTGGAATACAGCAGGACAACTGGCCGGCTACCGTTGGTATTGTCACCGGACTGTTTGCCAAAGAAGCCGTTGTCGGTACGCTGAATAATCTCTATTCCTCGCAGTCAGATGAAGGGAATGATTTTGATTTGCTTGCCAGTTTGCAGGAAGCTCTGCAAACGATCCCTGATAACCTGATGTCACTGAGTTTCTCTGATCCTCTGGGCATTGAAGTTGGTGATTTATCTGATACTCAGAGTGTTGCACAAGATCAGGAAGTGGATTCATCAATATACAGTAATCTGCAATATTACTTTAAAAGTCATTCGGCAGCATTTGCTTACCTGATTTTCATTTTACTCTATACACCTTGTGTGGCAGCCATGGGAGCCTATGTCAGAGAATTTGGTTCTCAGTATGCGCGTTTTATTGTCGTCTGGACTTTCGGTTTAGCTTATTGTTCGGCAACCCTGTTTTATCAGGCCGTTAATATCACAGTGCATCCGTTGCAAAGTATTCTGTGGATCTCCGCAATATTACTCAGTGGATGTGGATTGTATCTTTGGTTGAAACATTGGGGAGATTCCCTGAAAAAACTTGAGACTCAAGTCATATGA
- a CDS encoding methyl-accepting chemotaxis protein produces the protein MLSQLTTSARLWLFAILSILGIALIGLSGTLSLHKMGSDTYKSIYTIESESNGLMAVEQAKISLLLQVKAFKDALIRGNTKETLATYSGEFRQHRQEVVQFLDKTRQQMQKKQLSTQQIQTLIQRHRTLSDQYMQALDKYQIDDPNAGKKIDAMVKGIDRPALTAMNELVHELETHFSHHIEQQLANMDTNTQQATFYSLLISCSGVLIIIALSVWINRNIMRQLGGDPAYATKIAKTIAAGNLTTKIQLRSGDNDSLLAQMYDMQSSLSKIITQIHQAGDMLASESQQLAAASHQAAISMNQQNDASATIASAIEELTYGINQVTENATQAMGLSDEARTSAVHGAGSMKETIRDIDIIAGSLQSTTQSIQRLGEQSNQIHHVIAVIREIADQTNLLALNAAIEAARAGESGRGFAVVADEVRTLAEKTGSSTVEIAETITSIQKDTHQVINEMEGCMSQMQPVINAVDSTDQMMKDIESGTQRVLNALDEITQILNEQTKSSDEVSQSVEETVQINRANSQAITEVSDAAHSLRDIAQNLLGSVQRFSV, from the coding sequence ATGCTAAGTCAGTTAACAACCTCAGCCAGACTATGGCTCTTTGCCATCCTAAGTATTCTGGGTATTGCCCTGATCGGCCTGAGTGGAACTTTAAGCCTTCATAAAATGGGCAGTGATACATATAAGAGCATCTATACTATCGAATCAGAAAGTAATGGACTCATGGCTGTCGAACAGGCAAAAATCAGTTTATTACTACAAGTAAAAGCCTTTAAAGACGCTCTAATTCGGGGTAATACAAAAGAGACTCTGGCAACTTATTCCGGCGAATTCAGACAGCATCGTCAGGAAGTCGTCCAGTTTCTGGATAAAACCCGCCAACAGATGCAAAAGAAACAATTATCAACCCAGCAGATACAAACACTGATCCAACGGCATCGAACCCTCAGTGATCAATATATGCAGGCACTCGATAAATATCAGATTGATGATCCGAATGCAGGGAAAAAAATTGATGCCATGGTTAAAGGTATTGATCGGCCCGCTTTAACAGCAATGAATGAACTGGTACATGAGTTAGAAACACATTTCAGCCATCATATAGAACAACAACTGGCGAACATGGATACAAACACACAACAGGCGACATTTTATTCTCTGTTGATTAGCTGCTCCGGTGTGCTGATTATTATTGCCCTCTCTGTCTGGATTAATCGAAATATTATGCGTCAGCTCGGAGGAGATCCGGCTTATGCCACTAAAATAGCGAAGACGATTGCTGCCGGAAACCTGACAACAAAGATACAACTCAGATCCGGCGATAATGATAGTCTGCTGGCGCAGATGTATGACATGCAATCTTCCCTGTCTAAAATCATTACACAGATTCATCAGGCAGGCGACATGCTCGCCAGCGAATCACAACAGTTGGCGGCAGCATCTCATCAGGCAGCCATCAGTATGAACCAACAGAATGATGCTTCGGCAACGATCGCTTCTGCAATAGAAGAACTGACCTATGGCATTAATCAGGTTACCGAAAATGCAACTCAGGCCATGGGCTTATCTGATGAAGCCAGAACATCGGCTGTCCATGGTGCAGGGAGCATGAAAGAAACGATCCGCGACATAGACATCATTGCCGGTTCTCTGCAAAGTACGACTCAGTCGATTCAGCGGCTTGGTGAACAATCCAATCAAATCCATCATGTGATTGCGGTAATTCGCGAGATTGCAGATCAAACCAACTTACTGGCGCTGAATGCTGCAATTGAAGCTGCCAGAGCCGGTGAAAGCGGACGGGGATTTGCCGTTGTCGCAGATGAAGTCAGAACGCTGGCAGAAAAAACCGGTAGCTCAACGGTTGAAATTGCAGAAACCATAACTTCTATCCAGAAAGACACACACCAGGTGATCAATGAAATGGAAGGATGTATGTCGCAGATGCAGCCGGTGATCAACGCCGTTGATTCCACAGATCAAATGATGAAGGATATCGAATCCGGAACACAAAGAGTCCTGAACGCACTGGATGAGATTACTCAAATTTTAAACGAGCAGACAAAATCAAGTGATGAAGTTTCCCAGAGTGTTGAAGAAACTGTCCAAATTAACCGGGCGAATAGTCAGGCAATTACGGAAGTATCCGATGCTGCACATAGTCTGCGGGATATTGCTCAGAATCTATTGGGTAGTGTACAGCGCTTCTCGGTTTAA
- a CDS encoding phenolic acid decarboxylase has translation MNNPEQQRAELNRLIGKHLVYTYDNGWQYEIYVKSENVFDYRIHSGIVGGRWVTDQEAHIHSVGNNVYKISWDEPTGTTVSLTINLDREEVHGVIFFPRWVFNDPKKTVCYQNEHLDLMRQYRDAGPTYPKEVIDEFAKVTFIEDCGANRNDIIACAPSELPESFPVMA, from the coding sequence ATGAATAATCCAGAACAACAGAGAGCAGAATTAAACAGACTGATCGGAAAACACTTGGTTTATACATACGACAACGGCTGGCAATATGAAATCTATGTAAAATCAGAAAACGTCTTTGATTATCGTATTCATAGCGGTATTGTTGGCGGTCGCTGGGTTACCGATCAGGAAGCACACATCCATTCTGTTGGTAATAATGTTTACAAGATTTCCTGGGATGAACCAACCGGAACAACGGTAAGTCTGACAATTAATCTGGACAGAGAAGAAGTTCACGGCGTTATCTTCTTCCCTCGTTGGGTCTTCAATGATCCGAAAAAAACCGTTTGCTATCAGAACGAGCACCTTGATTTAATGCGTCAGTACCGCGATGCAGGTCCAACTTATCCAAAAGAAGTCATTGATGAGTTTGCCAAAGTGACCTTCATTGAAGACTGTGGTGCCAACAGAAATGATATTATCGCTTGTGCACCATCAGAACTCCCTGAGTCTTTCCCTGTAATGGCTTAA
- a CDS encoding FeoC-like transcriptional regulator → MILNELKSYLEQHGTTSGVELARRFRMSEDGVDAMLGVWVKKGIISRFVDTRPGGEVRRIRYAVNHPQTLSLTAIL, encoded by the coding sequence ATGATTCTGAATGAACTGAAAAGTTATCTGGAACAGCATGGAACGACCAGCGGTGTGGAACTGGCACGCCGCTTCCGTATGAGTGAAGATGGTGTCGACGCAATGTTGGGAGTATGGGTGAAAAAAGGCATAATTTCCCGCTTCGTCGATACGCGTCCCGGTGGCGAGGTGCGTCGGATTCGTTATGCGGTCAATCATCCTCAGACACTTTCGCTGACCGCAATTCTGTGA
- a CDS encoding HIT domain-containing protein, with product MMDFELHPQLQQDTTLLGNFPLSLVLLHRDQAVPWIILVPKRSGITEFHHLPMVDQQQFLIESQWVCQVLESQYQPDKINLGALGNMVPQLHYHHIARFTHDEAWPGPVWGNTSGVHRNDAEQQRIAQSLITALSEAEIFTPA from the coding sequence ATTATGGATTTCGAACTTCATCCTCAGTTACAACAAGATACAACCCTGTTAGGTAACTTCCCGCTTTCTCTGGTATTACTGCATCGGGATCAGGCTGTTCCGTGGATTATTCTGGTCCCAAAACGTTCCGGGATCACAGAGTTCCACCATTTACCGATGGTGGACCAACAACAGTTTCTGATTGAATCTCAATGGGTCTGTCAGGTATTAGAATCTCAGTATCAACCAGACAAAATCAATCTGGGCGCTCTGGGGAACATGGTCCCTCAGCTTCACTACCATCATATCGCCAGATTTACCCATGACGAAGCGTGGCCCGGCCCTGTCTGGGGAAATACTTCCGGAGTCCACCGCAACGATGCGGAACAACAACGTATAGCACAGTCGCTGATAACTGCACTATCTGAAGCAGAGATCTTTACACCAGCTTAA